Within the Nitrospirota bacterium genome, the region ATAATCTGCCTCTTTAAATGTGCGTCTGCGTTATCCTCACCGACATTGTGGCGATACTGTTTCACAGGTTCGTGAGGTGCAAGTTTTTCCAGCCAGACATCAAAGTCGTGATGAAGGCCGGATTCATCATCATTGATAAAGACAGATGCAGTTATATGCATGGCATTCACAAGCACAAGCCCTTCTTTGATACCGCTTTCTCTCAGACATTCCTCGACCTGTGGTGTAATATTTATAAATGCCCTTCTTGTCGGAACATTAAACCAGAGTTCCTTGCGAAAGGTTTTCATAGTTACTCCTGACAATTGTTTTATTAGATAGTAAGGGTCTCTTTGGCAATAAATTTTTCCTTTTATCCTATCACCACTATCT harbors:
- a CDS encoding YjbQ family protein, yielding MKTFRKELWFNVPTRRAFINITPQVEECLRESGIKEGLVLVNAMHITASVFINDDESGLHHDFDVWLEKLAPHEPVKQYRHNVGEDNADAHLKRQIMGREVVVAVTNGKLDFGTWEQIFYGEFDGRRKKRVLVKIIGE